The genomic interval TCGGAGCCGAACTTGAGTTGCCCGAGCACTTTCTCTGGCGGCGCAACGAAGCTGGTGCCTGCGTAGTTGGCTTCGTAGCCCATGGCGCGGTCGAGTTCCGTGGGATGCGCCACGGTTTCGTGAATCGTGAGCCAGAGGTTGGACGGATGGAGCAGGAGGTCGTAGCGCCCCGGTTCCACCGGCTTGGCGGAGAGCTTGGCGACGGCTTCTTCGGCCCAACGCGTGGAGTTCTCGCCGAGATTGGCTTTGATCACATGTTCATAGCCGGCGCCTGCGGGCGCGATGTCGTTCGACTGGCGCGTTTGGAAATCGCTGAAGTCGCTCGAGACGGCGGTGATGCTCATGGAGGGCTGCGTGCGGTAGACCGTTTGCACCGTGTAGGTGCCGTCGCTGGTCATGAGCGTTTTTTCTTCCTTGAGGAAGAACATTGAGCTCGTGACGTTGCGCACGCCTTTCACTTTGGCGGCGGCGGCGTTGGCGTCGAGCAGCAGCGCGCACTTCTCGGGAATCGAAATGCTCCAGGGGTCGGTGATGATGGGCGTTTTCCATTCGCCGACCTGATTCCCCGGGGTGGGGGCGAGGTTCACCGGCTTGATCTGACTAAAGCGATTGGCCTTGGACTGTTCGATGGCGCTTTTGGCGGCCAGTGCGATGGAGTCTTTGGTGAGCTGGCTTGTGGCGGCAAAGCCCCACGCACCGTCAACAAGCGTGCGAACGCCGAGCCCGAAGGTGTCGGTGTCGCTGGCGCCCTGCACGATTTTGTCGCGCGTGTTGACGTTCTGCTGGCGGCGCGCGGAGACGCGCACGTCGGCGTAGCTGGCGCCTGACGCCTTGGCCACGTCGAGGGCGACTTGCATGAGTGCTTTGACGACTGGGTCGCCGGCGGTCGGCATCGGTGCGGCGAACGCGTCGCCGGCGTAGAGTGCGCGCGAACCGACAGCGGCCGTAGCGGCGACGGCCGCTGTGGTGCGCAGGAAGTCGCGACGTGAGTGTGTCACTGGCGGTCCCGTGTGGAAAGTTGAGATGACCAGCAGAAGATACGGCGCGGACGCTCCACTTGTTGAGGGGGGGGCGCCAATCACGGCGGGATTGGCGCCGCTATATATTCGGGAACCTCCCTTCCCTCGACCCCACCGACCATGCCCCGTCTCTCGTTGCGGTTTGTCGCGATTGCCCTTGCTGCCCTCGTGCTTGGCGGGCTTCCGCGCTCGGCCGCCGCTCAGCTGGGCGACGCCAAGACCATCACGCTGCAGGCCGCGCGCACGATGCTCGCCGCTGCCGAGGCGGAGGCGAAGCGCAACGGATGGAATGTGTCGATCGCCGTGGTGGATGCGGCGGGGGAACTCATTGGCTTTGTGCGCATGGATGACGCGTCGCCCGGAAGCGTGGGGATCTCGCAGGCCAAGGCGCGCACGGCTGCACGGATGCGCCGGCCGACCAAGGCCCTCGACTCCGTGGTGTCAGCGGGGCGCACGGGGATTTTGTCGTTCGAAGGGGTGGTCGCGGTGGAGGGGGGTGTGCCGGTGATCGTCGGCGGCAAGTTCATTGGCGCGGTGGGTGCGAGCGGTGCGACCTCAGCGCAGGACGCACAGGTCGCGAAAGCCGGCGTTGAGGCGTTGAAGCCCTAACGCCGAATACGGCTCGCTTGGCGAACCGCATTCGGCGTGAGCTACTTCGGAGCACGCAACAGCGGTCAGCCGTCTCCGCTAGAACCG from Gemmatimonadota bacterium carries:
- a CDS encoding TldD/PmbA family protein; translated protein: MTHSRRDFLRTTAAVAATAAVGSRALYAGDAFAAPMPTAGDPVVKALMQVALDVAKASGASYADVRVSARRQQNVNTRDKIVQGASDTDTFGLGVRTLVDGAWGFAATSQLTKDSIALAAKSAIEQSKANRFSQIKPVNLAPTPGNQVGEWKTPIITDPWSISIPEKCALLLDANAAAAKVKGVRNVTSSMFFLKEEKTLMTSDGTYTVQTVYRTQPSMSITAVSSDFSDFQTRQSNDIAPAGAGYEHVIKANLGENSTRWAEEAVAKLSAKPVEPGRYDLLLHPSNLWLTIHETVAHPTELDRAMGYEANYAGTSFVAPPEKVLGQLKFGSDVMNIVGDRDQPGSLGAVKWDDEGVQPVKFDIIKNGLFVDYQTTREQATMLDWYYKKVGKPVRSYGCSYAQSWSDVQFQRMPNVSLQPGKNDDTWDSMIASMDKGIAIVGDGSFSIDQQRYNGQFAGQVFYEVKGGKIVGMLKDVAYQFQTPLFWKSMDRIGGPRSYHLGGAFGDAKGQPGQSNSVSHGCVPAHFTQVNIINTGRRA
- a CDS encoding heme-binding protein; this translates as MPRLSLRFVAIALAALVLGGLPRSAAAQLGDAKTITLQAARTMLAAAEAEAKRNGWNVSIAVVDAAGELIGFVRMDDASPGSVGISQAKARTAARMRRPTKALDSVVSAGRTGILSFEGVVAVEGGVPVIVGGKFIGAVGASGATSAQDAQVAKAGVEALKP